In a genomic window of Halalkalicoccus sp. CG83:
- a CDS encoding lamin tail domain-containing protein, with protein sequence MTRFSIPDLEDRSGVDKQPGETVAEYLRRVGQRTDLPPEDVEAVIRYTDHQQFSPDPSSMDAADVPLDEFLQAAEELGESDQPTGRDADPRADPSEQQERSISQEMSGPSPDSTRGSETDDETSYVYPVLVVLGIVMIVAAALVVGGGQIPGTDVDLMSTDDDVDETETTEPTQANETGTDEPLTDNETGTDDPAQANETEAAVVDSAAEAEGQLEVTDMAVDSSLEPDEEFIELTNTGETALDMSDWTVRDREGGAVDTRGVDPVTFPDGFVLEAGESVRIVTGPGQDTEDTVHWGYDTRNWHEDGDVIIVLDGNGEEVLRYQYGSPP encoded by the coding sequence ATGACGCGGTTCTCGATCCCGGATCTCGAAGACCGATCGGGGGTGGACAAACAGCCCGGAGAGACGGTCGCCGAGTATCTGCGGCGAGTCGGGCAACGCACCGATCTTCCGCCCGAGGACGTGGAGGCGGTCATCCGGTATACGGATCACCAGCAGTTCAGTCCGGATCCGTCCTCCATGGACGCCGCCGACGTGCCGCTCGACGAATTTCTCCAGGCGGCTGAAGAGCTCGGCGAGAGCGATCAACCAACCGGTAGGGATGCTGACCCTCGTGCAGATCCGAGCGAGCAACAGGAACGGAGTATCTCCCAGGAGATGTCCGGCCCTTCCCCTGATAGCACTCGCGGAAGCGAGACCGACGACGAGACGTCGTACGTGTATCCCGTGCTGGTGGTACTCGGCATCGTAATGATCGTCGCCGCCGCGCTCGTCGTTGGGGGTGGTCAGATACCGGGTACCGATGTCGACCTGATGTCGACCGACGACGATGTCGACGAGACCGAGACGACCGAACCAACGCAAGCCAACGAAACTGGGACGGACGAGCCACTCACGGACAACGAGACTGGCACGGACGACCCAGCTCAAGCCAACGAGACCGAAGCGGCCGTGGTCGATTCCGCGGCTGAAGCCGAGGGACAACTCGAGGTAACAGACATGGCCGTCGATTCGTCCCTCGAGCCCGACGAGGAGTTCATCGAACTCACGAACACCGGTGAGACGGCGCTTGATATGTCCGACTGGACCGTTCGTGACCGCGAGGGTGGCGCGGTCGACACTCGGGGGGTGGATCCGGTTACGTTCCCCGATGGGTTCGTCCTTGAGGCAGGCGAGAGCGTTCGGATCGTCACCGGACCGGGCCAAGACACGGAAGATACTGTCCACTGGGGCTACGACACACGAAACTGGCACGAGGACGGTGACGTGATCATCGTCCTCGACGGCAACGGCGAGGAAGTGTTGCGATACCAGTACGGCTCGCCACCCTGA
- a CDS encoding nucleotidyltransferase domain-containing protein: MLETLSITLDGCSIPWALTGSTSFVLQGVPLTPNDIDVQTTEEGAYVIEEEFAKQVIDPVSFSESEPIRSHFGLLELNDVRIEVIGAVQKRRSDGTWEAPVDITAHRTFVEFKEHRIPVLSLDYEAKAYDRLGRTERAALLSEYTDK, from the coding sequence GTGCTTGAAACGCTCTCTATAACACTGGATGGCTGCTCTATACCATGGGCACTGACAGGAAGCACAAGTTTCGTGTTACAGGGGGTTCCTCTGACGCCAAACGATATCGACGTGCAGACGACCGAAGAAGGGGCCTATGTGATTGAAGAGGAGTTTGCAAAGCAGGTTATCGATCCAGTATCGTTCTCTGAATCGGAACCAATCCGCTCTCATTTCGGGTTGCTTGAACTCAATGACGTTCGTATCGAAGTTATTGGTGCAGTCCAGAAGCGCCGATCCGATGGAACATGGGAAGCGCCGGTCGATATCACTGCACATCGCACGTTTGTAGAGTTCAAGGAACATCGTATTCCCGTGCTCTCGCTCGACTATGAAGCGAAAGCGTATGACCGATTAGGCCGGACAGAGCGAGCTGCGCTTCTCTCAGAATATACTGATAAGTAA
- a CDS encoding class I SAM-dependent methyltransferase has protein sequence MSETQSMQPERTNDGIGIGPRSKSISEIRCAVSDHLDEMDGSSTVNRLLTARYRHRLFPQASGRVLGVVCGTGTNFEYLPEPTEYVGIDISQEMLARAEDRFEPLARGETLREMDAQDLTFDSGSFDTVISSMSTCSPTRSSP, from the coding sequence ATGAGCGAAACCCAGTCCATGCAGCCGGAGAGAACGAACGACGGAATCGGCATCGGACCCCGATCGAAATCCATCTCGGAGATACGATGCGCCGTCTCAGATCACCTCGACGAGATGGACGGCAGTTCTACCGTCAATCGCCTGTTGACGGCACGCTACCGTCATCGTCTGTTCCCGCAGGCCTCGGGTCGCGTTCTTGGTGTCGTCTGTGGCACAGGAACGAACTTCGAGTACCTCCCTGAGCCGACAGAGTACGTCGGAATCGACATCAGCCAGGAAATGCTCGCTCGGGCCGAGGATCGATTCGAGCCACTCGCGCGCGGAGAGACGCTTCGAGAAATGGACGCCCAGGACCTCACCTTCGACAGCGGGAGTTTCGACACTGTCATCTCGTCTATGTCGACGTGTTCTCCGACCCGGTCGTCGCCTTAG
- a CDS encoding helix-turn-helix transcriptional regulator, whose protein sequence is MASGFDEDLLETAVERRAVLTTLAEAPHHRRELQETLDISKTTCHRIVRTFDNHGLLRRTDNGYTLSTKGDLVAEQTSKYVRHMRAACHLGPLAEAFEDTEFEFDVELFSDARVTRPEPDDPTLPISHEFQIFQDSDSHLLLDYNQYIPPLYIEQLAEIILEQGMQLEQTVPREMVEERLERFDDLHRQQVEGEIDATISYNVHDGIPFGMTIYDRSHVVLRAYDDETGSIAVLVDTDDPEAVAWAEEVYEHYRGGARSPEEVESLPDWTPSPDLDI, encoded by the coding sequence ATGGCCTCGGGATTCGACGAGGACCTGCTCGAAACTGCGGTTGAGCGTCGGGCGGTCCTGACTACGCTGGCCGAGGCCCCGCATCACCGGCGCGAGCTCCAAGAGACACTTGACATCTCTAAGACCACGTGTCACCGCATCGTCCGAACGTTCGACAATCACGGGCTGTTGCGCCGTACCGACAACGGCTACACGCTCTCGACGAAAGGGGACCTCGTCGCCGAACAGACCAGCAAGTACGTCCGACATATGCGTGCGGCGTGCCATCTCGGACCGCTCGCGGAGGCCTTCGAGGACACCGAGTTCGAGTTCGATGTCGAATTGTTCTCTGACGCGCGGGTCACCCGTCCCGAACCGGACGATCCGACACTGCCGATCAGTCACGAGTTCCAGATCTTCCAGGACTCGGATTCACATTTGCTGCTCGATTACAATCAGTATATTCCGCCGCTGTACATCGAACAGTTGGCCGAAATCATCCTCGAACAAGGCATGCAGCTCGAACAGACCGTCCCCAGGGAGATGGTCGAAGAGCGACTGGAGCGGTTTGATGATCTCCACAGACAGCAGGTTGAAGGCGAGATCGACGCGACGATCTCGTATAACGTCCACGACGGAATCCCGTTTGGTATGACCATCTACGACCGGTCGCACGTAGTCCTGCGAGCGTACGACGACGAGACCGGTTCCATCGCGGTGCTGGTCGATACCGACGATCCGGAAGCGGTCGCCTGGGCCGAGGAGGTCTACGAGCACTATCGCGGAGGGGCTAGGTCGCCCGAGGAAGTCGAGAGCCTCCCCGATTGGACGCCCAGCCCCGATCTCGATATCTGA
- a CDS encoding CopG family transcriptional regulator, which yields MGTSKVNFRLPTRLIEKADVAAKITHKNLTELVTEALREYLAEIEDEAFQEAVVELYLDDQIGFEVLKEFIGRQDAESVRASKTLLDHGGELADDLAEL from the coding sequence ATGGGAACGAGTAAAGTCAATTTCCGACTTCCAACGAGGCTCATCGAGAAAGCAGACGTAGCGGCCAAAATCACCCACAAGAACCTGACGGAACTCGTCACGGAGGCGCTCCGAGAATACTTAGCGGAGATCGAAGACGAGGCGTTCCAGGAGGCTGTCGTGGAACTCTATCTCGACGATCAAATCGGTTTTGAGGTCCTGAAGGAGTTCATCGGCCGGCAAGACGCTGAATCCGTTCGCGCTTCGAAGACCCTCCTCGATCACGGCGGCGAGCTCGCTGACGACCTCGCGGAACTGTAG
- a CDS encoding DUF5518 domain-containing protein, with amino-acid sequence MAYSNSTNPGRIGGEPGVITTSPLPPSVSSARTQADRVHTVVCANPLLAVACARLLVFRLLSHYLVRWSAVITEFVVGLLISVLGLALPVIGQIGGGLIGGFIAGWLATGGVANGAWHGLLAGALGGILLAGFIVISTTVLGVTGVIDPVTGLLGGSGLAAAVLFFAILLAIGGVLRS; translated from the coding sequence ATGGCATACTCGAACAGCACGAATCCCGGCCGTATTGGCGGCGAACCCGGTGTCATCACTACTAGTCCCCTGCCTCCTTCAGTATCCTCGGCAAGAACTCAGGCTGACCGGGTCCATACGGTCGTTTGTGCGAACCCACTACTGGCAGTAGCCTGCGCTCGGCTTTTGGTTTTCAGACTCCTATCCCATTATCTGGTGCGATGGTCTGCGGTCATTACCGAGTTCGTGGTAGGATTACTCATTAGTGTACTCGGTCTTGCACTCCCAGTGATCGGACAGATTGGTGGCGGGTTGATCGGTGGATTCATCGCGGGATGGCTCGCTACCGGTGGAGTTGCGAACGGTGCATGGCATGGCTTGCTTGCGGGTGCCCTCGGTGGGATACTCCTCGCAGGGTTCATCGTGATCAGCACGACCGTTCTCGGCGTGACTGGTGTGATCGATCCGGTCACTGGCCTCCTCGGCGGCAGTGGGCTAGCCGCTGCCGTCCTGTTTTTCGCAATCCTTCTCGCGATCGGTGGTGTATTGAGGTCATAG
- a CDS encoding PadR family transcriptional regulator → MEDLTAFQRDALYVIAGLDDPHGLAIKDDLEEYYEKEVHHGRLYPNLDTLVDKGLVKKGQYDNRTNSYTLTQRGRREIEARREWEDQYTSFSG, encoded by the coding sequence ATGGAAGACCTGACGGCGTTTCAGCGTGACGCGCTCTACGTCATCGCCGGCTTAGATGACCCGCATGGGCTTGCGATCAAGGACGACCTTGAAGAGTACTACGAGAAGGAGGTTCATCACGGGCGCCTCTATCCGAATCTCGATACGCTTGTCGATAAGGGACTCGTCAAGAAAGGTCAATATGACAACCGAACCAATTCCTATACGCTCACACAACGGGGCCGCCGCGAGATCGAAGCCCGTCGTGAGTGGGAAGATCAGTACACGTCCTTTAGCGGGTGA
- a CDS encoding DHH family phosphoesterase codes for MVCHNNPDPDCLASALAVGRIAAVAGIDERHILYSGDISHQQNRAFVNLLDIGLKSFEPPTLQDRPADLLLAFVDHSVPGANNQVPEGTPVDIVIDHHPAENIEARFVDHREEIGAAATILTQYVRTLDIDPDSVLATALLFAIRRETLNFLRGVTREEYDAAGYLHDHMDRDLLRQLSTPSITGATLDAIATAIDNRTTRSAVLISHIGRTTERDAVPQAAGYLATLEGVETVIVFGIVHEAIHLSARSPDPRIHVGNVLRTTFEDVGSGGGHHDVAGGEIPLGIFADYTTDDDQLLTIVERVITGRLFSELDLTDESSG; via the coding sequence ATCGTCTGTCATAACAACCCCGATCCGGATTGTCTCGCGAGCGCGCTTGCAGTGGGGCGGATTGCGGCTGTGGCCGGTATCGACGAGCGCCACATCCTCTACAGCGGAGATATTTCTCATCAACAGAACCGGGCGTTCGTCAATCTGCTCGATATTGGCCTCAAATCGTTCGAACCCCCAACTCTCCAGGACCGGCCCGCGGATTTGTTGCTTGCATTCGTCGATCATTCGGTTCCAGGCGCGAACAACCAGGTTCCTGAGGGGACGCCCGTGGATATCGTGATCGACCACCATCCTGCCGAGAACATCGAGGCCCGGTTCGTCGATCACCGTGAGGAGATCGGAGCAGCTGCAACGATTCTCACCCAGTACGTTCGCACTCTCGACATCGACCCTGACTCCGTACTTGCAACAGCACTCCTATTTGCCATCCGTCGTGAGACCCTCAACTTCCTTCGCGGCGTGACCCGCGAGGAATACGACGCGGCGGGATACCTTCACGACCACATGGATCGCGACCTGCTTCGACAGCTTTCGACACCATCAATTACCGGAGCGACCCTCGACGCTATCGCGACTGCTATCGATAACCGCACGACGAGATCGGCGGTGCTCATCTCTCATATCGGTCGGACGACCGAACGGGATGCAGTCCCGCAGGCAGCCGGTTATCTTGCAACACTAGAAGGCGTCGAAACGGTCATCGTCTTTGGGATCGTCCACGAAGCCATTCACCTCAGTGCCCGGTCGCCAGATCCACGAATTCACGTCGGTAACGTGCTCAGAACGACGTTCGAAGACGTCGGGAGTGGCGGTGGCCACCACGATGTTGCGGGCGGTGAAATCCCGCTTGGCATCTTTGCCGACTACACGACTGACGACGACCAGTTACTGACCATCGTCGAACGGGTCATTACCGGTCGTCTCTTTTCGGAACTCGATCTTACCGACGAGTCGTCAGGATGA
- a CDS encoding S8 family serine peptidase, whose translation MLMIDVFRREVLTKITAAIGLSSLGAGRAVAQEVNEYNVGTASPAAEQAASDVANEVSQVLNWDGDEKTITGVYSQEAIDNLDNRPDVRYTEINGTYQAISETRPWGIDRVDADVAHSNDETGGDDTDGEGGAHVSIIDSGVDYGHGDLTTNYIDGKDFVNDDGDAMDDNGHGTHVAGTGDAEDNDQGVIGVCTAAHLHAAKVLNSDGYGSWSNIAAGIKWTADQGHDVGNLSLGGTSGSRTVRDACQYAYDNGVLLVAAAGNEGPSPNSVLYPAVYEEVIAVSATDRSDDIARFSSTGPEIELAAPGVNVLSTTLGGGTGEKSGTSMASPHVAGAGGQLMDNGYTNREARTKLRDTAEDIGLSSTEQGHGLVNVAAALSDDSNSSPTVDSLSLTEVETDNDDAEFDVGWQVSDSDGDLDSVDLTLTDDTDGETEDTASIDVSDDSASDTTRLVASGDDGSSNSYTAELIVTDTNGASSSDTATETESEDTTDASAPTIDSFSVSTRTTGVWFRAESDWAVSDDDGDLDAVTTELLDSDQNVLDSTSSNVSGSNASGSHEVRTRNSDSDVVRLTVTDAAGNHTSDTRDV comes from the coding sequence ATGTTAATGATCGATGTATTCAGACGGGAGGTATTGACGAAAATTACTGCTGCGATCGGTCTCTCCTCTCTCGGGGCGGGGAGAGCAGTGGCTCAGGAAGTCAACGAATACAACGTTGGCACGGCGTCACCAGCCGCAGAACAGGCAGCGAGTGACGTGGCCAACGAGGTCAGTCAGGTTCTCAACTGGGACGGCGACGAGAAGACGATTACCGGCGTTTACTCCCAGGAGGCCATCGACAACCTCGACAACCGGCCAGACGTGCGCTACACGGAGATCAACGGAACGTATCAGGCGATCAGTGAGACGCGTCCATGGGGAATCGATCGAGTTGATGCCGACGTCGCTCACTCGAATGACGAAACGGGTGGCGATGACACCGATGGCGAGGGCGGTGCCCACGTCTCGATCATCGACAGCGGAGTTGACTATGGGCACGGTGACTTGACTACCAACTACATTGACGGCAAGGACTTCGTTAATGATGACGGCGATGCGATGGATGACAACGGGCACGGGACCCACGTCGCAGGCACCGGTGATGCAGAGGACAACGATCAGGGCGTGATCGGCGTCTGTACTGCTGCACACCTCCACGCCGCAAAGGTTCTGAACTCAGACGGGTACGGGTCCTGGTCCAATATCGCCGCCGGTATCAAGTGGACCGCAGATCAAGGACACGATGTCGGCAATCTGAGCCTTGGTGGCACCTCTGGTTCACGGACGGTGAGGGACGCCTGTCAATACGCATATGATAACGGCGTGCTCCTCGTGGCCGCAGCTGGTAACGAGGGACCAAGCCCTAATAGCGTACTCTACCCCGCCGTCTACGAGGAGGTCATCGCCGTCAGCGCAACGGATAGGAGTGACGACATCGCACGCTTTTCCTCCACTGGTCCGGAAATCGAACTCGCTGCACCCGGGGTCAACGTTCTCTCAACCACGTTAGGCGGTGGTACTGGCGAAAAATCTGGAACCTCGATGGCGAGCCCCCACGTCGCTGGGGCCGGTGGACAACTCATGGATAACGGCTATACAAACAGGGAGGCCCGCACGAAATTACGAGACACGGCAGAAGACATCGGTCTCTCCTCGACCGAACAGGGCCACGGCCTCGTGAACGTGGCTGCGGCGCTCAGCGACGATAGCAACAGCTCTCCAACGGTCGACAGTCTCTCACTGACCGAGGTCGAGACCGACAATGACGATGCGGAGTTCGACGTCGGCTGGCAGGTCAGCGACTCCGATGGCGACCTCGACTCGGTTGACCTGACGCTCACGGACGATACCGACGGCGAGACCGAGGACACCGCCTCCATCGACGTCAGCGACGACTCCGCCAGCGACACCACTCGGCTGGTCGCGTCCGGTGACGACGGCTCGAGCAACAGTTACACCGCCGAACTGATCGTTACCGACACCAACGGGGCGTCGTCGTCTGACACCGCGACGGAGACCGAGTCCGAAGACACGACCGACGCCTCCGCGCCGACCATCGACTCGTTCAGCGTCAGCACGCGCACCACCGGCGTGTGGTTCCGCGCCGAGTCCGACTGGGCAGTCTCCGACGACGACGGTGATCTCGACGCGGTCACTACCGAATTACTCGACTCCGATCAGAACGTCCTCGACAGCACGAGCTCGAACGTGAGTGGCTCAAACGCCAGCGGCTCCCACGAGGTCCGCACCCGCAATAGCGACTCCGATGTGGTCAGGCTGACGGTCACCGACGCGGCCGGCAACCACACGTCGGATACCAGGGACGTTTAG
- a CDS encoding NAD-dependent epimerase/dehydratase family protein produces MELTDSRILVTGGAGFIGSHLTDRLLTEGNEVVIVDNFTNSDASGVPDEAELIEGDLTDSDLVSEAIDGDIDGVFHLAARKAVNDENPRQQFEANSAMTYNVLEAMDEAGVSEIAFTSSSTVYGEAPRPTPEDYAPLEPISVYGASKLADESLLSTYAHTHGMTVWNFRFANIVGSGLRGAVIPDFIEKLRNDPETLTILGDGLQEKSYMYLEDCLDAMFHVIERTDRPMNTFNLGTRTTTSVNRIADIVSDELGFDPEYEYTGGERGWTGDVPKMRLSIEKLSGLGWDPEYESDQAVRETARELREEME; encoded by the coding sequence ATGGAATTGACCGATAGTCGAATTCTCGTTACTGGCGGTGCTGGCTTCATCGGCTCCCATCTTACCGATCGACTACTCACCGAGGGAAACGAGGTCGTCATAGTCGATAACTTCACCAATAGCGATGCGTCAGGAGTCCCCGACGAGGCGGAGCTGATCGAAGGAGATCTCACGGACAGCGATCTCGTGAGCGAGGCGATCGACGGCGACATCGACGGCGTGTTCCACCTCGCCGCGCGCAAGGCCGTCAACGACGAAAACCCGCGCCAGCAGTTCGAGGCGAACAGTGCAATGACCTACAACGTCCTCGAGGCGATGGACGAGGCCGGCGTCTCGGAGATCGCCTTCACGTCCTCGTCGACGGTCTACGGCGAGGCGCCCCGTCCGACACCGGAGGACTACGCGCCGCTGGAGCCGATCAGCGTCTACGGTGCGAGCAAGCTCGCCGACGAGAGCTTGCTCTCGACGTACGCCCACACCCACGGCATGACTGTCTGGAACTTCCGCTTTGCCAACATCGTCGGCTCAGGGCTTCGCGGGGCGGTAATCCCCGACTTCATCGAGAAACTCCGCAACGATCCCGAGACGCTCACCATCCTTGGTGACGGCCTCCAGGAGAAGTCCTACATGTATCTCGAGGACTGTCTCGACGCGATGTTCCATGTGATCGAACGCACAGATCGGCCAATGAACACGTTCAACCTCGGGACCCGAACGACAACCTCGGTCAATCGGATCGCCGACATCGTGAGCGATGAACTCGGGTTTGACCCCGAGTACGAGTACACGGGCGGCGAACGCGGCTGGACCGGTGACGTCCCGAAGATGCGCCTCTCGATCGAGAAGCTCTCCGGACTGGGATGGGATCCTGAATACGAGAGCGATCAAGCGGTGCGGGAGACGGCGCGCGAACTCAGAGAAGAGATGGAGTAA
- a CDS encoding DEAD/DEAH box helicase, giving the protein MSSDDPLAHLTTARGLEETFPRYEGQLEHAETVPAAAGEYVDPREILRGELAIPFRETVGELFTHQARALDRLAAGENVCVATSTSSGKTYVYALQIARNHLANPESTALLVYPTKALSRDQEGELTAFFADLGLDLSVQVYDGDTPQDRRKRIRETADVIITNFAGVNVYLGTHTRWRSFLANCELLAIDESHTYTGVHGMHVAWTVRRLRRVLEQYGSDPRLVCTSATIGNPAEHSKRLTGKSFTVVDEDGSPRGERDVAFWKPPVDEEALSPDAEFEDFRRAQTNPVREASSVLAHLGLNGVQTLLFARSRKNAELGAKYAADAANRHPQSESSYLNVEPYHAGLGKETRRSTEYRFKSRQLEGLTSTNALELGIDIGSMDATILTGYPGTRQSFWQQVGRSGREEADALSVFVARADAIDQYVLDHPEYVLGEAIEDAVIGLENNPVYAQHVLCAAHERPLTEADREWFDGDRLDRAIEMWSDAGNLSGDLSRSVRYTGPPRPQSTVSMYATSDVQFEVRCPDGEIDMEPIDRERAYRDHHEGALFLHAGAQYEVREFEESGPTPFISVRGVRTDEYTETTSEKAVRNLDATATRDLGDGYRLAWGTGTVEIHYTHYQRKEIRTNEASTPLRPTGLPPIELETELVWLETPPSLQDAVLEETGLDPGSATPGEVMEVFGGGLHGAEHGMIKLTPLELRMDTSDLGGLSTPVHEETGVPTWFIHDAVEGGLGFSSRIYDRFETIARRTRERIAGCDCAGTGGCPACIMDSQCGNQNRYLHTDATVLVLDRVLERFDAVDLEGTISDDGTGNVDGGNVVR; this is encoded by the coding sequence ATGAGCTCGGACGACCCACTAGCACACCTGACGACGGCACGAGGACTCGAGGAGACGTTTCCACGATACGAGGGACAGCTGGAGCACGCGGAGACCGTCCCGGCCGCGGCGGGCGAGTACGTCGATCCACGCGAGATCCTCCGCGGCGAACTCGCCATACCATTTAGAGAGACGGTCGGCGAGCTGTTCACCCACCAGGCCAGAGCGCTCGATCGCCTCGCGGCGGGCGAGAACGTCTGCGTCGCGACCTCGACGTCCTCGGGAAAGACCTACGTCTACGCCCTGCAGATCGCGCGGAACCACCTCGCGAACCCCGAGTCGACGGCGCTGCTGGTCTACCCGACGAAGGCGCTCTCGCGGGATCAGGAGGGGGAGCTCACCGCCTTTTTCGCCGACCTCGGGCTCGATCTCTCCGTTCAGGTGTACGACGGCGATACCCCCCAGGACCGCCGCAAGCGAATCCGCGAGACCGCCGACGTGATCATCACGAACTTCGCCGGCGTGAACGTCTATCTGGGCACGCATACCCGGTGGCGATCGTTTCTCGCGAACTGCGAGCTCCTCGCGATCGACGAGTCCCACACCTACACGGGCGTCCACGGGATGCACGTCGCGTGGACGGTCCGCCGACTCCGACGAGTCCTCGAGCAGTACGGCAGTGATCCACGGCTCGTCTGTACCTCCGCGACGATCGGCAACCCCGCCGAGCACTCCAAACGTCTGACGGGGAAGTCGTTCACCGTCGTCGACGAGGACGGCTCGCCGCGGGGCGAGCGCGACGTCGCGTTCTGGAAGCCGCCGGTCGACGAGGAGGCGCTCTCCCCCGACGCCGAATTCGAGGACTTCCGGCGAGCCCAGACCAACCCCGTCCGGGAGGCGAGTTCGGTCCTCGCGCACCTGGGACTGAACGGCGTCCAGACGCTGCTGTTCGCGCGCAGCCGGAAGAACGCGGAGCTCGGCGCGAAGTACGCGGCCGATGCGGCGAACCGACATCCGCAGTCGGAGTCGAGCTACCTGAACGTCGAACCGTACCACGCGGGGCTAGGCAAGGAGACGCGCCGCAGCACCGAGTACCGGTTCAAGAGTCGTCAACTCGAGGGGTTGACGTCGACGAACGCCCTCGAACTGGGGATCGACATCGGCTCGATGGACGCGACGATCCTCACGGGCTATCCCGGCACCCGCCAGTCGTTCTGGCAGCAGGTGGGACGCTCGGGCCGCGAGGAGGCCGACGCGCTCTCGGTGTTCGTCGCCCGGGCCGACGCCATCGACCAGTACGTCCTCGATCATCCCGAGTACGTCCTCGGGGAAGCGATCGAAGACGCGGTCATCGGTCTCGAGAACAACCCGGTCTACGCCCAGCACGTCCTCTGTGCCGCCCACGAACGCCCGCTGACCGAGGCGGATCGCGAGTGGTTCGACGGCGATCGGCTGGACCGGGCCATCGAAATGTGGTCGGACGCCGGGAACCTATCGGGGGATCTCTCGCGAAGCGTCCGCTACACGGGTCCGCCGCGTCCCCAGTCGACCGTCTCCATGTACGCGACCTCGGACGTGCAGTTCGAGGTCCGCTGTCCCGACGGCGAGATCGACATGGAGCCGATCGACAGGGAGCGGGCCTACCGCGACCACCACGAGGGGGCGCTGTTCCTCCACGCTGGCGCCCAGTACGAGGTCCGTGAGTTCGAAGAGAGCGGCCCGACTCCCTTCATTAGTGTGCGGGGGGTCCGGACGGACGAGTACACCGAGACCACCTCCGAGAAGGCGGTCCGGAACCTCGACGCGACGGCGACGCGCGATCTCGGCGACGGCTATCGACTGGCGTGGGGGACCGGGACGGTCGAGATCCACTACACCCACTACCAGCGAAAGGAGATCCGGACGAACGAGGCGAGCACGCCGCTACGGCCGACGGGGCTTCCGCCGATCGAACTCGAGACGGAGCTCGTCTGGCTCGAGACGCCGCCCTCGCTGCAGGACGCGGTTCTCGAGGAAACGGGGCTGGATCCAGGCTCCGCGACGCCGGGCGAGGTCATGGAGGTCTTCGGCGGCGGGCTCCACGGCGCCGAACACGGGATGATCAAGCTCACGCCGCTGGAGCTGCGGATGGACACGTCCGACCTCGGCGGGCTGAGCACGCCGGTCCACGAGGAGACCGGCGTCCCGACCTGGTTCATCCACGACGCGGTCGAGGGCGGACTCGGCTTCAGCAGTCGGATCTACGACCGCTTCGAGACGATCGCCCGACGGACCCGCGAACGGATCGCGGGGTGTGACTGTGCGGGGACGGGCGGCTGTCCGGCGTGTATCATGGACTCGCAGTGTGGCAATCAGAACCGCTATCTCCACACCGACGCGACCGTGCTGGTCCTCGATCGGGTGCTCGAGCGGTTCGATGCGGTTGATTTGGAGGGGACTATTTCGGATGATGGGACCGGAAACGTCGATGGTGGCAACGTCGTGCGCTGA